The stretch of DNA ACTTTTTTATTTACCACAAAAAATCGTTCCGCGTTATTTAATTTTATATTAAAAGAAAATGATTGTATTGAACAAATTAATTCAGAAGTTTTTATTGTTGAGTTTAAAGAATTTTTAGAAAATCTTAAGAGTAATTATTCCGCAATTTAAAATGATTACAACCAAGGAATTACTACTCGTAAGGGAGGTGAAGGGACTAAAATTCATTAGCTACTTTCGGTTATTTTTTGTATTTGCTAATATTAGCATTACAATGGTAGTCGGAAAAAGCTTGATGGAAAGAGTTGTCGTGGGGTTAATTTCTATTATCTCCTTTCTGGTTACTTTTTATTTTATTTATCTTTTAAAACAAAAGCGAAACTTGTCTTTCATTGGGATAATGAGTGCTATCCTCGATGTATGCCTTCTTGCTTGTCTGCCGTATATTTGGCATGAGTCCGTTGGCGGAGATTCCGTTCCTAGGACTTATATGCTTAAGGCGCAGACCTATGTAAGTATGTATTTTGCGATTTTAATTATCCATAGTTTTACAATCAGACCGATGTATCCCTTAATTATTACCGGCGGAGTCACATCAACTTCGATTCTTTTATTTTTTTACGCCAAACAAGATAGTCGCATGATTATCTCCAGCGATTTTGTGACGCATATGCTTGGAAATACTGTGAGTGCGGAATTTTATTTTTCCACACTACTTACATTTGTATTATCTGGTTTAATACTTGCGTTTTTTACATACCAATCACGAAAGCTGATCTATGAAGCTGTGACTTTAGAGAAAGCAAAGATGCAAGTCAGCCGCTATTTTTCGCCTAACGTATTTGATAAGATTACAACAGCGGATGACAGTATGTTAAGCTCCTCTGGAAGAAAACAAGAAGTAGCCGTAATGTTTACGGACATTCGAGATTTTACTACACTAAGTGAAACCATAAAACCGGAAGAAGTTGTAGAACTTCTAAAAGAATACCATGCAAAAATGGTAAATATCATTTTTGAAAATGGTGGGACTTTAGATAAATTCATTGGCGACGGAATCATGGCTACGTTTGGGACACCCGACCCGAAACCAGACGACGCATATCGCGCAGTAGTCGCAGGCACCCAAATGAAAAAAGCATTAGCTGAATTAAATATAGAAAGAAAAAAGAAAGGTCTGATAGAATTAAGACAAGGGATTGGAATTCACTTTGGAAGTGTAATTGCAGGAAATATTGGAACAGAAAACAGAATGGAATACACAGTCATAGGTGACACAGTAAACCTAGCAAGTCGCATTGAAAGTAAATGCAAAGACTTGAAGTCCGACTTTTTAATTTCTGAAGCAGTAAAAGAAAAGTTAAACGACAGAATTTCTACTCGTAATTTGGGGCTACACTCTGTTAAAGGGAAAACGGAAACGGTGGCTTTGTATGAGGTTTTGTCGTAACTGTTATCTTTAATTATTAGTTTTCAATCTGATTATCCATCTTATTGTTCGGATTTGATTATGCGATTCTTCAACTTGCTTTCCTATTGCTTTCATGTCCCTTTTCTCTTCCTTTTTGGTTTTCTCGAAAGCAAGACTAAGCAATCAAAATAGAAGTTCAGGGGAAATTCAAGATACGAAATTATGTAGATTATAATTTGGAAAAATCATTCTGCATAACTCTGGACTGTGGAGAAACATTTGTTTTACTAGTTGACATTCAATACGCATTGAATCATACTATATGTATGAAACGTACAAATCTTGTGTTAGATGAGAATATATTAGAGCAGACTCTCCGTCTTTCTCAAAAGAAAACCTACTCAGAAGCAGTCATGATCGCAATGAAGGAATTTATTCGCGTAAACGAATTCTCTAAAATATTTGAATTTCAAGGAACTGGAATTTGGTCTGGTGATCTTTCTGAAATGAGAAAAGATGTTAAAGTAGTAAAAAATAAGAAGAAGTCAAAGTAAATGTATTTAATTGACACTTCGGTTTGGATAGAGTCGCTTAAAAAAAATTCTACATTCAATATCCAAAAGTATTTTAAAGAACATGAAATCTTTCTTTGTCTTCCTGTTTATCAGGAAATTTTACAGGGCATCAGAGACGACGCTATATTTTGGGTTGTAAAAAAAGCATTAGATCATTCAAAATTTTTGGAAGAAACATTGTCAAAAGAAACTTTTGAAGAGGCAACTGGCATTTACCGACAGGCTCGTAAAAAAGGAATTACGATTCGCTCTTCAGTGGATTGTCTGATAGCGGCTATCGCTATTAAAAATCATGCAACGATTGTACATAAAGATAGAGATTATTCTGAAATTTCGAAATTTACAACATTAAAAGAAAAAAATATAGACTTATTATTTAAGTGATTTCCTGAAGTTTTCCATTTTACCTTGTCATTATGTAAAATGAAAACTGTTCATCCTTTTTTTAGGAGAAAAAGCAAAAAAAATCGCTCATGATGTTCCTTTTTTGACCTAGTAAAAGTATGATAACCTTTCAGAATAAAAATCAATTCATAAGACGTGAAATAAATTTAGAAGAAGATACCGTTTCTACTCTTTTGATCCCAGAATATCTATATGAAGATTTCCAATTGAAAACGAAAAAGTACAAAGGAAATACAGCTCTTTACTTACAAAGCCTTCTTCGGCGGTTTAGAACGATTACCCACTCCGGTTTAATCCCCGAAGCTGAGAAATTGAAGACCTCTTACCAAGAACGTAATCTTGATTTGCAAAAAGTGAACTTTATTCCTAAAAATAGGGATTGGTTAGAACTTGGGGAACTAG from Leptospiraceae bacterium encodes:
- a CDS encoding adenylate/guanylate cyclase domain-containing protein, whose protein sequence is MITTKELLLVREVKGLKFISYFRLFFVFANISITMVVGKSLMERVVVGLISIISFLVTFYFIYLLKQKRNLSFIGIMSAILDVCLLACLPYIWHESVGGDSVPRTYMLKAQTYVSMYFAILIIHSFTIRPMYPLIITGGVTSTSILLFFYAKQDSRMIISSDFVTHMLGNTVSAEFYFSTLLTFVLSGLILAFFTYQSRKLIYEAVTLEKAKMQVSRYFSPNVFDKITTADDSMLSSSGRKQEVAVMFTDIRDFTTLSETIKPEEVVELLKEYHAKMVNIIFENGGTLDKFIGDGIMATFGTPDPKPDDAYRAVVAGTQMKKALAELNIERKKKGLIELRQGIGIHFGSVIAGNIGTENRMEYTVIGDTVNLASRIESKCKDLKSDFLISEAVKEKLNDRISTRNLGLHSVKGKTETVALYEVLS
- a CDS encoding type II toxin-antitoxin system VapB family antitoxin gives rise to the protein MEKSFCITLDCGETFVLLVDIQYALNHTICMKRTNLVLDENILEQTLRLSQKKTYSEAVMIAMKEFIRVNEFSKIFEFQGTGIWSGDLSEMRKDVKVVKNKKKSK
- a CDS encoding PIN domain-containing protein — encoded protein: MYLIDTSVWIESLKKNSTFNIQKYFKEHEIFLCLPVYQEILQGIRDDAIFWVVKKALDHSKFLEETLSKETFEEATGIYRQARKKGITIRSSVDCLIAAIAIKNHATIVHKDRDYSEISKFTTLKEKNIDLLFK
- a CDS encoding DUF1564 family protein; this encodes MITFQNKNQFIRREINLEEDTVSTLLIPEYLYEDFQLKTKKYKGNTALYLQSLLRRFRTITHSGLIPEAEKLKTSYQERNLDLQKVNFIPKNRDWLELGELALVFGKSRCWLFVFLLKLDLLNLWSIVVKAGLKKIVPMIPNVELRVFLRLERFSYTFARGYYVKV